The window CCGACCCGCGCGCGGAAGCCGTGCTTCCTGTAGACGGCGGCCTGCACGTCGGGGAAGAAGTAGTTCTCGTTGGCGCAGGTGGTGCCCCCGCGCAGCATCTCGGCGATCGACAGCGTCATGCCGTCGGCCACGAACTCCGGCCCGATCACCGCCGCTTCCACCGGCCAGATGTGCTCGCGCAGCCAGGTCATCAGCGGCAGGTCGTCGGCGACGCCGCGCAGCAGCGTCATCGGGTTGTGGGTGTGGGCGTTGACGAGGCCGGGGATCAGCGCGGCGTCGGGGCGCGAGACGGTTTCCTTCGCGGCGAAGCGCGCGCGCGCCTCACTGATGGGCAGCACCGCGACGATGCGATCCCCGGAAACGGCGACGGCGTGATCCTCGAGGACCACGCCGTGCGGGACGACCGGCACCACCCAGCCGGCTTCGATGATCAGATCGCAGGACTGCGAAGTACTTTCCGTCATGGCTTTGCTCTTCTCCCTCCCTTGTGCCGCAGGCGCAGGGGAGGGTTGGGGAGGGGTGCTTTTCGGTGCCCTTGCCGCGCCCGATCCAGGGCAAGATCAACAGCACCCCACCCTAGCCCTCCCCTGCGCCTGCGGCGCAAGGGAGGGAACAGGATCACTTCACGCGCGAAACGTACTCGCCGCTGCGGGTATCGACCTTGATGACTTCATCCTGGCCGACGAACAGCGGCACGCGCACCACCGCGCCCGTTTCCAGCGTGGCCGGCTTGCCGCCGGTACCGGCGGTGTCGCCCTTCACGCCCGGATCGGTCTCGACGATCTTCAGTTCGACGAAGTTCGGCGGCGTCACCTGGATCGGGTTGCCGTTGAACAGGGTGACCACGCAGTCTTCCTCGCCCTTGATCCACTTGGCAGCATCGCCGACGCCGGCCTTGTCGGCCTGCACCTGCTCGAAGGTTTCCTGGTTCATGAAGTGCCAGTACTCGCCATCGTTGTACAGGTACTGCATGTCGGTATCGACCACGTCGGCGGCTTCCACCGAGTCGGTGGACTTCATGGTGATTTCCTGCACGCGGCCGGTGCGGATCTGGCGGTAGCGCACGCGGGTGAAGGCCTGGCCCTTGCCCGGCTTCACGTAATCGGTTTCGAAGATGACCGCAGGCTCGTTGTTGACCAGGATTTTCTGGCCGGATTTGACGTCGTTCATGCCGAGGGTGGCCATGGATACTCCTTGGGGCCACCCGGCAGGGCGGCTAAACTGTGGGTTTCCGAGGGTTCCGGCGCGGCCGGAACGGTGTGTTTGCAGCCCGACATGATACCCGCAGCCCCCACCCCCTTGCAGCACTCCGAGCCGCGCCGCTGGCAGGCGCTGTGGCGCGATGCCGTGCGCGACCCGCGCGAGCTGCTGGCCCTGCTCGGGCTGGAATCGCTGGCCGACGGCCTGTCCGACGCCGCCGCGGCGCAGTTCCCGCTGCGGGTGCCGCGCGGCTTCGTCGCCCGCATGCACTACGGCGACCCTGCCGATCCGCTGCTGCGGCAGGTGCTGCCGGTGCTGGACGAAGAGCGCCTCGTCCCCGGCTTCGGCCTGGATGCGGTGGGCGACGCGGCGGCCCGGCGCGGCGGCGGCGTCATCCACAAGTACAACGGCCGCGCCCTGCTGATCGCCACCGGCAGCTGCGCGGTGAACTGCCGCTACTGCTTCCGCCGCCACTATCCCTATGCCGACGACATTGCCGCCGCTGCCGGCTGGCGCGAAGCGGTGGCGCTGATCGCGGGCGACGCCTCGATCCACGAGGTGATCCTGTCCGGCGGCGACCCGCTGTCGCTGGCCGAGCACAAGCTGGCCGAGCTGACCGACGCCCTCCGCGCCATCCCGCACGTCCGCCGCCTGCGCATCCACACCCGCCTGCCGATCGTGCTGCCCGAGCGCGTCGACGCCGGCCTGCTGGACTGGCTGCGCGGCCTGCCGTGGCCGGTCGCGCTGGTCGTCCACGCTAACCACGCCAACGAGTTCGATGCGTCCGTCGATGCGGCGATGGCGGCGCTGCGCGCGGCGGGGGTCACCCTA is drawn from Thermomonas brevis and contains these coding sequences:
- the efp gene encoding elongation factor P encodes the protein MATLGMNDVKSGQKILVNNEPAVIFETDYVKPGKGQAFTRVRYRQIRTGRVQEITMKSTDSVEAADVVDTDMQYLYNDGEYWHFMNQETFEQVQADKAGVGDAAKWIKGEEDCVVTLFNGNPIQVTPPNFVELKIVETDPGVKGDTAGTGGKPATLETGAVVRVPLFVGQDEVIKVDTRSGEYVSRVK
- the epmB gene encoding EF-P beta-lysylation protein EpmB, yielding MIPAAPTPLQHSEPRRWQALWRDAVRDPRELLALLGLESLADGLSDAAAAQFPLRVPRGFVARMHYGDPADPLLRQVLPVLDEERLVPGFGLDAVGDAAARRGGGVIHKYNGRALLIATGSCAVNCRYCFRRHYPYADDIAAAAGWREAVALIAGDASIHEVILSGGDPLSLAEHKLAELTDALRAIPHVRRLRIHTRLPIVLPERVDAGLLDWLRGLPWPVALVVHANHANEFDASVDAAMAALRAAGVTLLNQAVLLRGVNDSVEALANLCERGHEAGVLPYYLHQLDRVAGAAHFEVDDAEALALHAALAARLPGYLVPKLVREIAGQPGKTPLAQASTAATG